The Bacillus thermozeamaize genome window below encodes:
- a CDS encoding ABC transporter permease: protein MTLRYICLILLAIVFLFPTVWMLAASTKSDVMIYSEIGTLESFVPNFHEPDLIFDNYIDLFVEYNVWKYMLNSLMYASVIVVGNILFNSMAGYALAKYYFPGQRLIMGIIIFLIVVPIETTVIPLYTIVHNMKLTGTVLAVLIPPMVSTFNIFLFRQYFVSVPRELEEAALIDGANKVQVYFKIIMATSKPIVATIATLTFIGAWNDYVWPIMVLPAPSGKGWPLYPIQAALNTIQNLPTITTGEVMAALTVTTIPLVIIYVFAQKYIVDGFMTAGIR, encoded by the coding sequence ATGACCTTAAGATACATCTGCCTGATTCTATTGGCCATAGTCTTCCTCTTTCCTACGGTGTGGATGCTGGCGGCATCGACGAAGTCGGATGTCATGATTTACAGCGAAATCGGCACTTTGGAGAGCTTCGTGCCGAACTTTCATGAACCGGATCTGATCTTCGATAACTACATCGACTTGTTCGTGGAGTACAACGTCTGGAAATATATGCTGAACAGCTTGATGTACGCCAGCGTGATCGTGGTGGGGAACATCTTGTTCAACTCCATGGCTGGTTACGCCTTGGCCAAATACTATTTCCCAGGACAGCGGCTGATCATGGGCATAATCATCTTCCTGATCGTGGTGCCCATTGAGACGACCGTCATTCCGCTCTATACCATCGTCCACAACATGAAGTTGACCGGCACGGTGTTGGCGGTGCTTATCCCGCCAATGGTGAGCACGTTCAATATCTTCTTGTTCCGGCAATATTTCGTTAGCGTGCCGAGGGAATTGGAGGAAGCGGCGCTGATCGACGGGGCTAACAAGGTGCAGGTATACTTCAAGATCATTATGGCGACTTCGAAGCCGATCGTCGCCACGATCGCCACCCTCACCTTCATCGGCGCCTGGAACGATTACGTGTGGCCCATCATGGTGCTGCCGGCACCGTCCGGCAAAGGCTGGCCTTTGTATCCGATTCAGGCCGCGCTGAACACGATTCAGAATCTGCCGACGATTACCACCGGCGAAGTCATGGCAGCCCTTACGGTCACGACGATTCCGCTGGTTATCATCTATGTCTTCGCGCAAAAGTATATTGTAGACGGCTTCATGACGGCCGGCATCCGGTGA